In one Streptomyces sp. T12 genomic region, the following are encoded:
- a CDS encoding 5-carboxymethyl-2-hydroxymuconate Delta-isomerase, whose product MPQITVDYSGVLAHAFDREGFARALHSATVEIAAAKPEACKTQFRRSEYTAFGYEDPEEQGHAIVHVTLGLLAGRTEETKARLTEAVLELLRKHVEEDEFVLHASAEVRDLDPSYRKFER is encoded by the coding sequence ATGCCGCAGATCACCGTCGACTATTCCGGCGTACTGGCTCACGCCTTCGACCGGGAGGGTTTCGCGCGGGCGCTGCACTCCGCCACGGTCGAGATCGCGGCGGCGAAGCCGGAGGCGTGCAAGACGCAGTTCCGGCGGAGCGAGTACACGGCGTTCGGCTATGAGGACCCCGAGGAGCAGGGCCACGCGATCGTGCACGTCACGCTCGGACTGCTCGCCGGCCGCACCGAGGAGACGAAGGCGAGGCTGACCGAGGCCGTCCTGGAGCTGCTGCGCAAGCACGTGGAGGAGGACGAGTTCGTTCTGCACGCCTCCGCCGAGGTACGCGACCTCGACCCCTCCTACCGCAAGTTCGAACGCTAG
- a CDS encoding fused response regulator/phosphatase: protein MDGYGRQSGATVMVVDDVSASRYAMGAVLRRAGHDVVPVASAGEALSELDVRLRAGALPDVALVDVGLPDMSGFELCRRVKARPSTAALPVVHFSATAMEAGDRCRGLDAGADAYLTVPAEPREIQAVVQAAVRRARRRTAAEALAHRLTLLSEAIVTVQTARCLGELADAAAAGAARLSGTPAVVFVIGADGEPHWGSSPSSLHLPRSHGFARPAGTPTALPETAPHVVAARLITRIAQERNGRTGVHSTVVPASLWPAGFFRPGVREDARLVLALTKEGRTPVCVVTPTCSAAVPDPAYQPPAVRLSQAEALTEHDPVYDPLAPRLPPATPLPAQDPADALLARLAQATALAAEPLLMYQAERDIALTLQHSFLPQPHRLPALPGVEVVVRYVPASRRAEIGGDFYAALRAEGGVLTAVGDVVGHSLDAATVMVEIRHALRAYCVEESDPDALAARLDRMLQHYHPDVTATVCLALVDPATGHTRIANAGHIPPLVVRDAGDAEYVPVDGPLLGLALDRPEPSELVLTPGDRLLMVTDGLIETRGIDLAASMEQLRTAAAETPVGLDALCDTLLGCFGRGGEDDIAMLALRLG, encoded by the coding sequence ATGGACGGTTACGGCAGGCAGTCCGGCGCGACGGTGATGGTCGTCGACGACGTCTCGGCCAGCCGCTACGCCATGGGCGCCGTGCTGCGTCGTGCGGGACACGATGTCGTGCCGGTCGCGAGCGCGGGCGAGGCGCTGAGCGAACTCGACGTACGGCTGCGCGCGGGCGCCCTGCCCGACGTGGCCCTCGTCGACGTGGGGCTGCCGGACATGAGCGGCTTCGAACTGTGCCGCCGGGTCAAGGCCCGCCCGTCCACGGCCGCGCTGCCCGTCGTCCACTTCTCGGCGACGGCCATGGAGGCGGGGGACCGGTGCCGGGGGCTCGACGCGGGCGCCGACGCCTACCTGACCGTGCCGGCCGAGCCCAGGGAGATCCAGGCCGTCGTCCAGGCCGCGGTGCGCAGGGCGCGCCGGCGCACCGCGGCCGAGGCGCTCGCGCACCGGCTGACGCTGTTGTCCGAGGCCATCGTCACCGTGCAGACGGCGCGCTGCCTGGGGGAGCTGGCCGACGCGGCCGCCGCGGGGGCGGCCCGGCTCAGCGGTACACCCGCCGTCGTCTTCGTCATCGGCGCGGACGGCGAACCGCACTGGGGCAGCTCGCCGAGCTCCCTCCACCTGCCCCGGAGCCACGGCTTCGCCCGCCCGGCGGGAACCCCCACCGCCCTGCCCGAGACCGCCCCGCACGTGGTGGCGGCACGGCTGATCACCCGGATCGCGCAGGAGCGGAACGGGCGGACCGGAGTGCACAGCACCGTCGTGCCCGCCTCCCTGTGGCCCGCCGGTTTCTTCCGGCCCGGCGTCCGGGAGGACGCCCGCCTGGTGCTGGCGCTCACCAAGGAGGGCCGGACACCGGTGTGCGTCGTCACGCCGACATGTTCGGCTGCCGTACCGGACCCGGCGTACCAGCCCCCCGCGGTCCGGCTCTCGCAGGCCGAGGCGCTCACCGAACACGACCCGGTGTACGACCCACTCGCGCCCCGGCTTCCACCGGCCACGCCGCTCCCCGCGCAGGACCCCGCCGACGCCCTCCTCGCCCGGCTCGCCCAGGCCACCGCGCTGGCCGCCGAGCCGCTGCTGATGTACCAGGCGGAGCGGGACATCGCCCTCACCCTGCAGCACAGCTTTCTGCCCCAGCCGCACCGGCTGCCCGCGCTGCCCGGTGTGGAGGTAGTCGTCCGGTACGTGCCCGCGTCCCGGCGGGCCGAGATCGGCGGGGACTTCTACGCCGCCCTGCGCGCCGAGGGCGGGGTGCTCACCGCGGTCGGGGACGTCGTCGGGCACTCGCTGGACGCGGCCACCGTGATGGTCGAGATCCGGCACGCGCTGCGCGCCTACTGCGTCGAGGAGAGCGACCCCGACGCGCTCGCGGCACGGCTGGACCGGATGCTTCAGCACTACCACCCCGATGTCACCGCCACGGTCTGCCTGGCCCTGGTCGACCCCGCCACCGGACACACCCGGATCGCCAACGCGGGCCACATTCCGCCGCTGGTCGTGCGGGACGCGGGCGACGCCGAGTACGTCCCGGTGGACGGTCCGCTGCTCGGGCTGGCCCTCGACCGGCCCGAGCCCAGCGAGCTGGTGCTGACCCCGGGGGACCGTCTGCTCATGGTCACCGACGGCCTCATCGAGACCCGCGGCATCGACCTCGCCGCCTCCATGGAACAGCTGCGCACGGCCGCCGCCGAGACACCGGTCGGCCTCGACGCGCTGTGCGACACGCTGCTGGGCTGCTTCGGGCGGGGCGGGGAGGACGACATCGCGATGCTGGCGCTGCGGTTAGGGTGA
- the pulA gene encoding pullulanase-type alpha-1,6-glucosidase, protein MIPRWPTPSRRRTAHAGRVAAVTVTALAAALVQPLAAGADTPPPPPSDAKLAAEPARHDATREQFYFVLPDRFANGDASNDKGGLTGSRLSTGYDPTDKGFYQGGDLKGLTKNLDYIKGLGTTSIWMAPIFKNQPVQGTGSNASAAYHGYWITDFTQVDPHFGTNKDLENLISKAHAKGMKVFFDVITNHTADVVDYEEKSYDYLSKGAFPYLTKDGEPFDDADYADGKSKFPAVDTDSFPRTPAVAAAKKNVKVPSWLNDPTMYHNRGDSTFAGESSTHGDFGGLDDLWTERPEVVSGMEKIYQRWVRDFDIDGFRIDTVKHVNTEFWTQWATALDSYAAQQGRDDFFMFGEVYSADTNITAPYVTQGRLDATLDFPFQEAARQYASQGGSAKKLAGVFGDDYKYTTDKANAYEQVTFLGNHDMGRLGYFLNQDNPKATDAELLAKDRLANELMFLSRGNPVVYYGDEQGFTGAGGDKDARQTMFASKTADYLDDDEIGTDRTHASDAYDTSAPLYQQISALAKLRKANPALADGVQTERYAADGAGIYAFSRTAAKSGTEYLVAFNNAGDAKTATVPVGSADMTYTGIYGTRAKAESDADKKLTVTVPAGSAIVLKAAGKPAEPTTEPTLTLKAPATGATGTVEIGADVDGGQLNRVVFAAQVGGGKWKTLGSADHAPYKVTQAIGKDVPAGTALRYKAVVIDSAGRTASATAESTTGTPPAPEIPSAASRDYAVVHYKRTDGDYANWGLYAWGDLADGESTNWPDSHPFVGRDAYGAFAYVKLKPGASSVGFLVIDKDGNKDVSADRTIDVTKTGEVWIEQGKTDVRTEKPAADYPAPDKTKAVLHYHRADGNYDGWGLHVWTGAANPTDWSNPLKPVKTDSYGAVFEVPLTDGATSLSYILHKGDEKDLPTDQSLDLTANGHEVWLLSGQEKYLLPQPAGSAAALDLSTSKAVWIDRNTLAWNGSEAAASTQLLYSRSGSIAVKDGALTSDDERWLRLSKTSFTDAQKAKFPHLKDYTAWTVDPRDRDRVREALAGQVVASQRAANGAVLAATGVQIAGVLDDLYPGATKADLGPTFDKSGRPTLAVWAPTAQSVALELDGSTVRTKRDAATGVWSVTGPRSWKNKPYRYVVKVWAPSVQKVVTNKVTDPYSVALTTDSERSLVVDLDDRSLAPSGWSSYTKPKAVPLKDAQIQELHIRDFSVADKTARDRGTYLAFTDKDSDGSQHLRELAKSGTSYVHLLPAFDIATIPEKKSDQAVTDCDLASFPADSDKQQECVAKIAAKDAFNWGYDPYHYTVPEGSYATDPDGTGRTVEFRKMVKALNDDGLRVVMDVVYNHTAASGQADTSVLDRIVPGYYQRLLADGSVANSTCCSNTATENAMMGKLVVDSIVTWAKEYKVDGFRFDLMGHHPKANILAVRKALDALTLAKDGVDGKKIILYGEGWNFGEVADDARFVQATQKNMAGTGIATFSDRARDAVRGGGPFDEDPGVQGFASGLYTDPNSSKSNGTSAEQKARLLHYQDLIKVGLSGNLAKYRFTDTDGKEVTGAEVDYNGQPAGYADAPGDALAYADAHDNESLFDALAFKLPAGTSAADRARMQVLAMATATLSQGPALSQAGTDLLRSKSLDRNSYDSGDWFNAIHWNCADGNGFGRGLPMAADNASKWPYAKPLLGTVQVGCGQIEGASAAYQDLLRIRTTEGAFSLDSADQVQSKLSFPLSGKDETPGVITMRLGDLVVVFNATPEKQEQRIASLAGEGYQLHPAQASGADPIVKSSSYEQKTGTFAVPGRTVAVFARAH, encoded by the coding sequence GTGATACCGAGATGGCCGACGCCGTCGAGGCGCCGAACCGCTCATGCCGGACGGGTCGCCGCGGTCACCGTGACCGCGCTGGCCGCAGCACTCGTCCAGCCTCTCGCGGCGGGGGCGGACACTCCGCCTCCGCCCCCGTCCGACGCCAAGCTCGCCGCCGAGCCCGCCCGGCACGACGCCACCCGCGAGCAGTTCTACTTCGTCCTGCCGGACCGTTTCGCCAACGGCGACGCGAGCAACGACAAGGGCGGCCTCACCGGCTCCCGCCTCTCCACCGGCTACGACCCCACCGACAAGGGGTTCTACCAGGGTGGCGACCTCAAGGGCCTGACCAAGAACCTCGACTACATCAAGGGCCTAGGCACCACCTCCATCTGGATGGCGCCGATCTTCAAGAACCAGCCCGTGCAGGGGACGGGGAGCAACGCCTCCGCCGCCTACCACGGTTACTGGATCACCGACTTCACCCAGGTCGACCCGCACTTCGGCACGAACAAGGACCTGGAGAACCTCATCTCCAAGGCCCACGCCAAGGGCATGAAGGTCTTCTTCGACGTCATCACCAACCACACCGCCGATGTCGTCGACTATGAGGAGAAGTCGTACGACTACCTCTCCAAGGGCGCCTTCCCGTACCTGACGAAGGACGGCGAGCCCTTCGACGACGCCGACTACGCGGACGGCAAGTCCAAGTTCCCCGCGGTCGACACCGATTCCTTCCCGCGCACCCCGGCCGTCGCCGCCGCGAAGAAGAACGTCAAGGTCCCGTCGTGGCTCAACGACCCGACGATGTACCACAACCGCGGCGACTCCACCTTCGCCGGTGAGAGCTCCACGCACGGCGACTTCGGCGGCCTCGACGACCTGTGGACCGAGCGTCCCGAGGTCGTGTCGGGCATGGAGAAGATCTACCAGCGCTGGGTCAGGGACTTCGACATCGACGGCTTCCGGATCGACACCGTGAAGCACGTCAACACGGAGTTCTGGACCCAGTGGGCCACGGCCCTCGACTCCTACGCCGCCCAGCAGGGCCGCGACGACTTCTTCATGTTCGGCGAGGTGTACTCCGCCGACACGAACATCACCGCCCCGTACGTCACCCAGGGCCGCCTCGACGCCACGCTCGACTTCCCCTTCCAGGAGGCGGCACGCCAGTACGCCTCGCAGGGCGGCAGCGCGAAGAAGCTGGCGGGCGTCTTCGGCGACGACTACAAGTACACGACCGACAAGGCCAACGCCTACGAGCAGGTCACCTTCCTCGGCAACCACGACATGGGCCGCCTCGGGTACTTCCTGAACCAGGACAACCCGAAGGCCACCGACGCCGAGCTCCTCGCCAAGGACAGGCTCGCCAACGAGCTGATGTTCCTCAGCCGCGGCAACCCGGTCGTCTACTACGGCGACGAGCAGGGCTTCACCGGCGCCGGCGGCGACAAGGACGCCCGCCAGACCATGTTCGCCTCCAAGACCGCCGACTACCTCGACGACGACGAGATCGGCACCGACCGCACGCACGCGAGCGACGCCTACGACACAAGTGCGCCGCTGTACCAGCAGATCAGCGCCCTCGCCAAGCTCCGCAAGGCCAACCCGGCCCTCGCCGACGGCGTCCAGACCGAGCGCTACGCGGCCGACGGCGCCGGGATCTACGCCTTCTCCCGCACCGCCGCCAAGTCGGGCACCGAGTACCTCGTCGCCTTCAACAACGCCGGCGACGCCAAGACGGCGACCGTCCCGGTCGGCTCCGCGGACATGACGTACACGGGCATCTACGGCACCCGGGCGAAGGCGGAGTCCGACGCCGACAAGAAGCTCACCGTCACCGTCCCGGCCGGCTCGGCGATCGTCCTCAAGGCGGCCGGCAAGCCCGCCGAGCCGACCACCGAGCCGACGCTCACCCTCAAGGCCCCCGCCACCGGCGCCACCGGCACGGTGGAGATCGGCGCCGACGTCGACGGGGGACAGCTCAACCGCGTCGTCTTCGCCGCCCAGGTCGGAGGCGGCAAGTGGAAGACCCTCGGCTCGGCCGACCACGCCCCGTACAAGGTTACGCAGGCCATCGGCAAGGACGTACCGGCCGGCACCGCCCTGCGCTACAAGGCGGTCGTGATCGACTCCGCCGGCCGCACGGCGAGCGCGACGGCCGAGAGCACCACCGGCACCCCGCCCGCTCCCGAGATCCCCTCCGCCGCCTCCCGCGACTACGCGGTCGTCCACTACAAGCGCACCGACGGCGACTACGCGAACTGGGGCCTGTACGCCTGGGGCGACCTCGCCGACGGCGAGTCCACTAACTGGCCCGACAGCCACCCCTTCGTCGGCCGTGACGCCTACGGGGCCTTCGCCTACGTCAAGCTGAAGCCCGGCGCCTCCAGCGTCGGCTTCCTCGTCATCGACAAGGACGGCAACAAGGACGTCTCCGCCGACCGCACGATCGACGTCACCAAGACCGGCGAGGTCTGGATCGAGCAGGGCAAGACGGACGTACGCACGGAGAAGCCGGCGGCCGACTACCCGGCCCCGGACAAGACCAAGGCCGTCCTGCACTACCACCGCGCCGACGGGAACTACGACGGCTGGGGCCTGCACGTCTGGACGGGCGCCGCGAACCCCACCGACTGGTCGAACCCCCTGAAGCCGGTCAAGACTGACAGCTATGGCGCAGTCTTCGAGGTACCGCTCACCGACGGTGCCACCAGTCTCAGCTACATCCTCCACAAGGGCGACGAGAAGGACCTGCCCACCGACCAGTCGCTCGACCTCACGGCGAACGGCCATGAGGTGTGGCTGTTGAGCGGCCAGGAGAAGTACCTGCTCCCGCAGCCCGCGGGCTCCGCGGCCGCGCTCGACCTGAGCACCTCCAAGGCGGTCTGGATCGACCGGAACACCCTCGCCTGGAACGGCTCCGAGGCCGCCGCCTCCACTCAGCTGCTCTACAGCCGCAGCGGCTCCATCGCGGTGAAGGACGGCGCGCTGACCAGCGACGACGAGCGCTGGCTGCGGCTGTCCAAGACCAGCTTCACCGACGCCCAGAAGGCGAAGTTCCCGCACCTGAAGGACTACACCGCCTGGACCGTCGACCCGCGCGACCGCGACCGGGTCCGCGAGGCCCTCGCCGGCCAGGTCGTCGCCTCCCAGCGGGCCGCGAACGGCGCCGTGCTCGCGGCGACCGGAGTCCAGATCGCCGGCGTACTCGACGACCTCTACCCCGGCGCGACCAAGGCCGACCTCGGGCCGACCTTCGACAAGAGCGGCCGGCCCACCCTGGCCGTGTGGGCGCCGACCGCGCAGAGCGTCGCCCTGGAGCTCGACGGCTCCACAGTGCGGACGAAGCGCGACGCCGCCACCGGTGTCTGGTCCGTCACCGGCCCCAGGTCCTGGAAGAACAAGCCCTACCGGTACGTCGTGAAGGTCTGGGCGCCCAGCGTCCAGAAGGTCGTCACCAACAAGGTCACCGACCCCTACTCGGTCGCCCTGACCACCGACTCCGAGCGCAGCCTCGTCGTCGACCTGGACGACAGGTCCCTTGCCCCGAGCGGCTGGTCCTCGTACACCAAGCCCAAGGCCGTACCGCTGAAGGACGCGCAGATCCAGGAGCTGCACATCCGGGACTTCTCGGTCGCCGACAAGACGGCCAGGGACCGGGGCACCTACCTCGCCTTCACCGACAAGGACAGCGACGGCTCCCAGCACCTGCGTGAGCTGGCGAAGTCGGGCACGTCGTACGTCCACCTCCTGCCCGCCTTCGACATCGCCACGATCCCCGAGAAGAAGTCCGACCAGGCGGTCACCGACTGCGACCTGGCCTCCTTCCCCGCCGACTCCGACAAGCAGCAGGAGTGCGTGGCGAAGATCGCCGCGAAGGACGCCTTCAACTGGGGCTACGACCCGTACCACTACACGGTCCCCGAGGGCTCGTACGCCACCGACCCCGACGGCACCGGCCGCACGGTCGAGTTCCGCAAGATGGTCAAGGCGCTCAACGACGACGGCCTGCGGGTCGTCATGGACGTCGTCTACAACCACACGGCGGCCAGCGGGCAGGCGGACACCTCCGTCCTGGACCGGATCGTCCCCGGCTACTACCAGCGGCTCCTGGCCGACGGCTCGGTCGCGAACAGCACCTGCTGCTCCAACACGGCCACCGAGAACGCCATGATGGGCAAGCTGGTCGTCGACTCCATCGTCACCTGGGCCAAGGAGTACAAGGTCGACGGCTTCCGCTTCGACCTGATGGGCCACCACCCGAAGGCCAACATCCTGGCGGTCCGCAAGGCCCTGGACGCGCTGACCCTCGCCAAGGACGGCGTCGACGGCAAGAAGATCATCCTGTACGGCGAGGGCTGGAACTTCGGCGAGGTCGCCGACGACGCCCGCTTCGTGCAGGCCACCCAGAAGAACATGGCCGGCACCGGCATCGCGACCTTCTCCGACCGCGCCCGGGACGCGGTGCGCGGCGGCGGGCCCTTCGACGAGGACCCCGGTGTCCAGGGCTTCGCCTCCGGGCTGTACACCGACCCCAACTCCTCCAAGAGCAACGGCACTTCGGCCGAGCAGAAGGCCCGCCTGCTGCACTACCAGGACCTGATCAAGGTCGGGCTCTCCGGCAACCTCGCGAAGTACCGCTTCACCGACACCGACGGCAAGGAGGTCACCGGGGCCGAGGTCGACTACAACGGGCAGCCCGCCGGGTACGCGGACGCGCCGGGCGACGCCCTCGCCTACGCCGACGCCCACGACAACGAGTCGCTCTTCGACGCCCTCGCCTTCAAGCTGCCCGCCGGCACAAGCGCCGCCGACCGCGCCCGTATGCAGGTCCTCGCCATGGCCACCGCCACCCTCTCGCAGGGCCCGGCCCTCTCCCAGGCCGGCACCGACCTGCTGCGCTCGAAGTCGCTGGACCGCAACTCCTACGACAGCGGCGACTGGTTCAACGCCATCCACTGGAACTGCGCCGACGGCAACGGCTTCGGACGTGGACTGCCGATGGCGGCCGACAACGCGTCCAAGTGGCCCTACGCCAAGCCCCTGTTGGGCACCGTGCAGGTCGGCTGCGGGCAGATCGAGGGCGCCTCGGCGGCGTACCAGGACCTGTTGCGGATCCGTACGACGGAGGGCGCGTTCTCCCTCGACTCGGCCGACCAGGTGCAGTCGAAACTGTCCTTCCCGCTGTCCGGCAAGGACGAGACGCCCGGTGTGATCACCATGCGGCTCGGTGACCTCGTCGTCGTCTTCAACGCGACGCCCGAGAAGCAGGAGCAGCGCATCGCCTCGCTCGCCGGGGAGGGCTACCAGCTGCATCCGGCGCAGGCCTCAGGGGCAGACCCTATCGTCAAGTCCTCGTCCTACGAGCAGAAAACGGGCACCTTCGCCGTTCCGGGGCGCACTGTCGCCGTCTTCGCACGGGCCCATTGA
- a CDS encoding glycoside hydrolase family 30 beta sandwich domain-containing protein, with protein sequence MTRRLRKWAVTSLSVLLTAAGFTATGTPNAWAATTATINASTTYQPIDGFGFSEHFGRADIMRGSQGLPAQKQREILDLLLNRTTGAGLSILRLGIDSGIQPTDPGGPNATPKYVWDRQDKGQVWLAQQAKAYGVNRFYADAWTAPGYMKTNGTDANGGTLCGLSGASCASGDWRRAYANFLVQWARFYGQEGIQVTDLGFTNEPDWTATYDSMRLTPAQAVEFTKVFGPIANAAGYKVACCDSLGWNQQKAYTSAIEADATARNYVATHTGHTYASPVDGPLPTQKRTWMSEWSPNGTTWNENWDDGSGYDGFTVASAVHDALTKGNTSGYVYWYGASVGATRGLIQMDGANYHVSKRLWAIANYSRFIRPGATRIAATTPDANLRLSAFRNTDGTLTVVALNAGTGAQQVSYGLQNTGITTGTATPYLTNGSSSTAPQAAVPVSGGVLTATVPARSLVTYTIKR encoded by the coding sequence ATGACACGCAGACTCAGAAAGTGGGCAGTGACGTCGCTGTCCGTCCTCCTCACCGCAGCCGGCTTCACCGCCACGGGCACCCCGAACGCCTGGGCCGCCACCACGGCCACCATCAACGCCTCCACCACCTACCAGCCCATCGACGGCTTCGGCTTCTCCGAGCACTTCGGACGGGCCGACATCATGCGCGGCTCGCAGGGCTTACCGGCCCAGAAACAGCGCGAGATCCTCGACCTGCTGCTCAACCGCACCACCGGCGCCGGCCTCAGCATCCTGCGCCTCGGCATCGACTCGGGCATCCAGCCCACCGACCCCGGCGGCCCGAACGCGACCCCGAAGTACGTCTGGGACCGCCAGGACAAGGGCCAGGTGTGGCTCGCCCAGCAGGCCAAGGCGTACGGCGTGAACCGCTTCTACGCCGACGCGTGGACCGCCCCCGGCTACATGAAGACCAACGGGACGGACGCGAACGGCGGGACCCTGTGCGGGCTGAGCGGCGCCTCCTGCGCGAGCGGCGACTGGCGCAGGGCGTACGCGAACTTCCTGGTCCAGTGGGCGAGGTTCTACGGCCAGGAGGGCATCCAGGTCACCGACCTCGGCTTCACCAACGAGCCCGACTGGACGGCGACGTACGACTCCATGCGGCTCACTCCCGCCCAGGCGGTCGAGTTCACCAAGGTCTTCGGGCCGATCGCGAACGCGGCCGGGTACAAGGTCGCCTGCTGCGATTCCCTCGGCTGGAACCAGCAGAAGGCCTACACGAGCGCGATCGAGGCCGACGCGACGGCCCGGAACTACGTGGCCACCCACACCGGCCACACCTACGCGAGCCCGGTCGACGGCCCGCTGCCGACCCAGAAGCGCACCTGGATGTCGGAGTGGTCGCCCAACGGCACCACCTGGAACGAGAACTGGGACGACGGCAGCGGCTACGACGGGTTCACCGTCGCCTCCGCCGTCCACGACGCCCTCACCAAGGGCAACACCAGCGGCTATGTGTACTGGTACGGCGCCTCGGTCGGCGCCACCCGCGGCCTGATCCAGATGGACGGCGCGAACTACCACGTGTCGAAGCGGCTCTGGGCGATCGCCAACTACAGCCGCTTCATCCGCCCCGGGGCCACCCGCATCGCCGCCACGACCCCCGACGCCAACCTCAGGCTGTCGGCCTTCCGCAACACCGACGGCACGCTGACCGTCGTCGCGCTCAACGCGGGTACCGGCGCCCAGCAGGTGTCGTACGGCCTGCAGAACACCGGCATCACGACCGGGACCGCGACGCCGTACCTCACCAACGGCTCCAGCAGTACCGCCCCACAGGCCGCCGTCCCCGTGAGCGGGGGCGTGCTCACGGCCACGGTTCCGGCCCGTTCCCTCGTCACCTACACCATCAAGCGATAG
- a CDS encoding alpha-amylase family protein: protein MASNRTLASALALAAAAAVAAPATAHASPPGAKDVTAVLFEWNFASVARECTNTLGPAGYGYVQVSPPAEHIQGAQWWTSYQPVSYKIAGRLGDRTAFQNMVNTCHAAGVKVVVDTVINHMSAGSGTGTGGSSYTKYNYPGLYSSSDFDDCTSQINNYQDRWNVQHCELVGLADLDTGESYVRGAIAGYINDLLSLGVDGFRIDGAKHIDTADLANIKSRLSNPSAYWKQEVIYGSGEAVQPTEYTGNGDVQEFRYAYDLKRVFNNENLAYLKNYGEGWGYMSSGVSGVFVDNHDTERNGSTLNYKDGANYTLANVFMLAYPYGAPDINSGYEWSDADAGPPNSGSVTACWQDGWKCQHAWPEIIRMVAFRNATRGESVTNWWDNGGDAIAFGRGSKGYVAINHESSSLTRTYQTSLAAGTYCNVQNNTTVTVNSSGQFTATLGANTALAIYTGKSSC from the coding sequence ATGGCCAGCAACAGAACCCTCGCGAGCGCGCTCGCGCTCGCCGCGGCGGCAGCGGTCGCCGCGCCCGCCACCGCCCACGCCTCCCCGCCCGGCGCCAAGGACGTCACCGCCGTCCTCTTCGAGTGGAACTTCGCCTCGGTGGCGAGGGAGTGCACCAACACCCTCGGCCCCGCGGGCTACGGATACGTGCAGGTCTCCCCGCCCGCCGAGCACATACAGGGCGCGCAGTGGTGGACGTCGTACCAGCCCGTCAGCTACAAGATCGCGGGCCGCCTCGGCGACCGCACGGCCTTCCAGAACATGGTCAACACCTGCCACGCGGCCGGTGTGAAGGTCGTCGTCGACACAGTCATCAACCACATGTCGGCGGGCAGCGGCACCGGGACCGGCGGCTCGTCGTACACGAAGTACAACTACCCGGGCCTGTACTCGTCGTCCGACTTCGACGACTGCACGAGCCAGATCAACAACTACCAGGACCGCTGGAACGTCCAGCACTGCGAACTGGTGGGCCTCGCCGACCTGGACACCGGTGAGTCGTACGTCCGCGGCGCCATCGCCGGCTACATAAACGACCTGCTCTCGCTCGGTGTCGACGGCTTCCGCATCGACGGGGCCAAGCACATCGACACCGCCGACCTCGCCAACATCAAGTCCCGGCTGAGCAATCCGTCGGCGTACTGGAAGCAGGAGGTCATCTACGGCAGCGGGGAGGCCGTCCAGCCGACCGAGTACACGGGCAACGGCGACGTCCAGGAGTTCCGCTACGCCTACGACCTCAAGCGGGTCTTCAACAACGAGAACCTCGCCTATCTGAAGAACTACGGCGAGGGCTGGGGCTACATGAGCAGCGGCGTCTCCGGTGTCTTCGTCGACAACCACGACACCGAGCGCAACGGCTCCACGCTCAACTACAAGGACGGCGCCAACTACACGCTGGCCAACGTCTTCATGCTCGCCTACCCGTACGGCGCCCCGGACATCAACTCCGGCTACGAGTGGTCCGACGCGGACGCCGGACCGCCCAACAGCGGCTCGGTGACCGCCTGCTGGCAGGACGGCTGGAAGTGCCAGCACGCCTGGCCGGAGATCATCCGCATGGTCGCCTTCCGCAACGCCACCCGCGGCGAGTCGGTCACCAACTGGTGGGACAACGGCGGCGACGCCATCGCGTTCGGGCGGGGCAGCAAGGGCTACGTGGCCATCAACCACGAGTCGAGCAGCCTGACCCGCACCTACCAGACGTCCCTCGCGGCGGGCACGTACTGCAATGTGCAGAACAACACGACGGTGACCGTGAACTCGAGCGGCCAGTTCACCGCCACCCTGGGCGCCAACACCGCCCTGGCGATATACACCGGCAAGTCCAGCTGCTGA